CTTTCTTATGGTTTCTCTTCGTTAAAGAAACCAAAGCTAGCGGTGAAAGATGGAAACTTAATTTTAAATGTGATAAGGAAACCGAAGCTAAAGTACTAAAGTAGAGAAGAATTTGGAGGGGATCGATGAGTTTCTTAGAAAAAACTGATGATGTAAAAATAAGTGATAAAAATCCATTTTTAAACTGTAAACTTAAAAGAAAACCTATAGCAGATAATTTGACTAAAATAATTGAAGGAACTAATTGTAAAAAGGGATTTGTTTTTGGAATAGACTCGCCATGGGGTACTGGAAAGACTACTTTTATTAAGATGTGGGAAAAACAGCTTAGGTTAGAAAAATCGGAAGATATTTTTACAATTTATTTTAATGCCTGGGAGAATGATTTTCACGGAGATGTACTTCTTGCTTTAATTGGTGAACTTGATAAACATCTTGATGAGATAAAAAATGTCAATAAAAAAGATTTAGTTAAAGTCACTAAAAGTATTATTGGAGATTTAGCTGTAAATTTAGTGAAATCAAAAACATTAGGGATATTGGATTTGAAAAAACTTTATAATGAGTTGGAAGCGACGGAGAAAAGAGAGCTATTTAATCAATACCAAAAATACAAAGAAATAAAAGAAAATATACAGAAAGATTTAGTTAAAATTAAAGAAAAATTAAACGTAAAAAAAGTTATATTTTTTATAGATGAATTGGACAGATGCAGACCTGATTATGCTATTGAAACTCTTGAGAAAATAAAACATTTATTTGAAGTAGAGGGATATATCTTTGTTTTATCTTTAGATAAAGAACAGCTATCTCATTCTGTATCCACAATTTATGGGAATGGCATGGATTCAGAGGGATATTTGAGGAGATTTATAGATTTAGATTATTCACTACCTAATCTAAGTAAAGATAATTATATCAATTATTTAATGGAGAAACATCATTTAGACGAGAATATTGAAAATACTAAATATTTTTGGGAAGTTATCAGTAATTTTTCAAAAATGGAAGAGATAAGCTTAAGAGATTTAGAAAAATTATTTTATAAAATTAAATTAATATTACCTTTAACTTCTTTTTATGACTCTATTAATGATTCGTCTGATGCTATTGAGATTGTATTAGGTTCAATGTATGCATACTTTATTTGTTTGAATCAAAAATATAATGATGTCTATAATATTTTAATGTCAAGTAGACCAAATATATTTGGGACTATTTTGAACGGTGGTTTAGTTAGTCAAGGTATAAGTGATGAAGAAAAGAAAATTATGGTTGATAATTATAATAAGAATTTAAATTGGGTTGAAATAAAAGACGAAAATTTTCAAGAAAAAATCGAAGAAATATTAATAAAAATAAATGAAAGACTTTCTAAAAAAACTACATCCTCAATAAGGAGTTATGAAAATGATTCTATAATATCTAAAATTTTTGAAGAAAATCGATTTATCATTAAAGATCATATTGAATTTATAGGTAATTTTAAATTGCAGTAAATATATACTATAATTTTCCTTAACGAAGGGAAAACGCCAACAAGGAAAGAGTAGATTTGACTCTTCTTTCTTACGGTTTCCCGATTACGAGTATTAAAATTATTCTAACTAGAAAAATTTTTAAATGTGATAAAGAAACCGAAGTAATCGTGAAAGAAGGGTTATAAACGCCAACAGGGAAAGAGTTGGATAACGAGCAAAATAAATAAGAAGAAAGAAGGAATAACATTGAAAATAATAAAGATATTTAAAGAAACAATCTCCGACGGGTTCGGATTCAGATACTCCATCTACTTCTCAGGGTGCACCCACTACTGTGAAGGCTGTCACAACCACGAGACATGGAAGGGCGACATAGGCAGGGTCTTAGACGAGGAATACATGGATGAAATAGCAAGGGAGATAAACGGCAACTCCATGTTGGACGGGATCACTTTGTCTGGAGGAGATCCATTTTTTAACCCGGAGGAACTTTTAAAGTTTCTAGGAGAGATAAAGGCCAGAACCCATAAAAACATATGGTCCTATACGGGTTATACCTTTGAAAATCTATTGACAGATCCTGTTATGAGGGAGTGTCTGGACTATATAGATGTACTGGTGGATGGTAAATTTCAAAAAACCGACTATCATCCGGAACTGCATTTTAGAGGGAGCAGCAACCAGAGAATAATCGATGTTAAGGAAAGCTTAAAGAATGATAAAATAATAACTTTAGAATTTTAGAAAAACACCTGTATTAGGTGTTTTTTTTTTGTATATTCCCATTGTATCCACTCATATGATATAATAGTCCTATATTTATTGACGAGTTTATGGTGTTTGAACAGGAGGAAGGATATGAAAAATAGCAAAAAAGTTATCCTTCACTACGATATGGACGCATTTTATGCATCTATAGAGATCAGGGATAACCCCAGTCTTGCCGGTAAACCTGTAATTGTAGGGACCAGTGTCATAACTACCTGTAACTATGAAGCCAGAAAATATGGGCTGCACTCTGCAATGAGTGTCACCAAGGCCAGGATGCTCTGTCCCTATGGGATATACCTAAAAGTTGATAAGGAAAAGTATAGCAGAGTTTCTAAACAGATAAAAAATTTGGTCTTAAGACTGACCAATAAGGTAGAATTTATAGCTTTGGATGAAGGGTTTGTAGATATTACAGATATTATAAAAAATTATCCATCCTATGAAGTGTTTGCCCTGAAATTTCAACGGGGTATATTAAAAAATACAGGATTAACCTGTTCTATTGGAATAGGGTATAACAAACTCAGTGCAAAATTAGCCAGTGATGCTAAAAAACCCGGAGGAACGACATTTATCAGGGATCTGGATGAGTTCGCCGATTTCATGTGGGATAAGGGGATAAAACTCATACCGGGGGTAGGAAAGAAAACCCAGGAGATTTTGGGCCGGAAAAATCTTGTAAGGGTATCCGATGTTTTAAAGATGTCACTGCAGGAGCTGAGGAGTATATTGGGATACAACAGAGGTGAGATGATCTATGAGTATTCCAGGGGGATTGATAACAGGAAGGTGTCTGTAGAATCAAAGACACACTCTATCAGCAATGAGAGAACTTATTCGGCTCCTTTGGAAGACAGGGAATTTATATGGTCTGAATTTTTAAGTCTCTTGGAGAAAACTCATAAAAGGCTGAAATATCAGAAATTTCATACAAAAACTCTAACTTTAAAAGTGAGGTATCTGGACAGGAAAACTATAACCAGGTCTAAAAGTATCAATATATCCACTCAAAATATAGAAATTCTAAAAAGATTATTGGCTGAACTCCTGGAAGAGATCAATTTAGAGGATAAGATTAAATTATTGGGGATAAATCTGGGTAATTTGAGTGAAAATAAGGAATACCAGCTGTCTTTCAAGGATGTAGAGGGGATAAAAAAGGAAAGAAAAATACAAGAATTAAAAGATAAAATTAATAATTTAAAGAATTTAAAGGATTAAACTATTTTAATTTTAGGAATAATATTGTATAAATAATATAAGGATAAAAATAAGTATATAATTTTAGGAGGAATAAAATGAAAAAACTTGCAAATGACTTTATCAACTTTTCCCACTCTTCAAAATCGGTATTTCATGCAGTGAAAAATACTGCTGATATATTGATAAATAATGGATATAAAGAGATCTTAGAATCTGAAAAATGGAAATTAGAAGTTAATGGGAAATATTTCTTCACAAAAAATGATTCTTCACTTATTGCATTCTCTGTTGGAAATGGAAAATTAAATGAGTGCGGATTTAAAATATCGGGGAACCATACGGATTCTCCAGGGTTCAGAATAAAACCCAACCCAGAGATGGTAGGAGATTCATACCTTAGATTAAATACAGAGGTATATGGGGGGCCTATTTTGAACACATGGCTGGACAGACCTCTGAGTATTGCAGGAAGGGTAGTTGTAAGATCAGAGAATGTTTTCAAACCTAAAACAAT
This is a stretch of genomic DNA from Psychrilyobacter piezotolerans. It encodes these proteins:
- the dinB gene encoding DNA polymerase IV, with product MKNSKKVILHYDMDAFYASIEIRDNPSLAGKPVIVGTSVITTCNYEARKYGLHSAMSVTKARMLCPYGIYLKVDKEKYSRVSKQIKNLVLRLTNKVEFIALDEGFVDITDIIKNYPSYEVFALKFQRGILKNTGLTCSIGIGYNKLSAKLASDAKKPGGTTFIRDLDEFADFMWDKGIKLIPGVGKKTQEILGRKNLVRVSDVLKMSLQELRSILGYNRGEMIYEYSRGIDNRKVSVESKTHSISNERTYSAPLEDREFIWSEFLSLLEKTHKRLKYQKFHTKTLTLKVRYLDRKTITRSKSINISTQNIEILKRLLAELLEEINLEDKIKLLGINLGNLSENKEYQLSFKDVEGIKKERKIQELKDKINNLKNLKD
- a CDS encoding KAP family P-loop NTPase fold protein; the encoded protein is MSFLEKTDDVKISDKNPFLNCKLKRKPIADNLTKIIEGTNCKKGFVFGIDSPWGTGKTTFIKMWEKQLRLEKSEDIFTIYFNAWENDFHGDVLLALIGELDKHLDEIKNVNKKDLVKVTKSIIGDLAVNLVKSKTLGILDLKKLYNELEATEKRELFNQYQKYKEIKENIQKDLVKIKEKLNVKKVIFFIDELDRCRPDYAIETLEKIKHLFEVEGYIFVLSLDKEQLSHSVSTIYGNGMDSEGYLRRFIDLDYSLPNLSKDNYINYLMEKHHLDENIENTKYFWEVISNFSKMEEISLRDLEKLFYKIKLILPLTSFYDSINDSSDAIEIVLGSMYAYFICLNQKYNDVYNILMSSRPNIFGTILNGGLVSQGISDEEKKIMVDNYNKNLNWVEIKDENFQEKIEEILIKINERLSKKTTSSIRSYENDSIISKIFEENRFIIKDHIEFIGNFKLQ
- the nrdG gene encoding anaerobic ribonucleoside-triphosphate reductase activating protein codes for the protein MKIIKIFKETISDGFGFRYSIYFSGCTHYCEGCHNHETWKGDIGRVLDEEYMDEIAREINGNSMLDGITLSGGDPFFNPEELLKFLGEIKARTHKNIWSYTGYTFENLLTDPVMRECLDYIDVLVDGKFQKTDYHPELHFRGSSNQRIIDVKESLKNDKIITLEF